CCAATGGCAGTATAAATATCTGTGTCGCCCAAGCCTGAGACAATTTCAGGCAAATCTAAACCGATCAGCATGAAAACAATCCCGTTCAACAGGAAACAAAAACTTTCCCAAACGGTTACCGTACGTATTCGCGACGCACTGCTTAAAAAATCATGACTGCGGTAAGAAAGAAATAGTCCTCCAGTAACCACTGCCAAAACTCCGGACGCATGCAGCTGTTCAGCCGCCAGATACATGGAAAATGGTGCAATAAAGGTCAGCAGTATATCTATATTGGCGTCAGTAGGCAATATTTTATGCATTTTCAAAAAAACATATGCAATACAAAGTCCGATTCCTAAACCTCCGAAGCACATCCATACAAAACTTCCGGCTGCTTCATGCCAGACAAACTGTCCGGTTGCAGCAGCAATCATCGCAAACCTGAAAATGATCAACGAAGAAGCATCATTCAGCAAGCTTTCGCCCTCAAGAATGGAAGCCAGCCTTTTCGGAACTTTTACAAACTTTAAAATTGCTCCGGCGCTCACTGCATCCGGTGGCGAAACAATACCTCCCAGTAAAAAACCAAGCGCCAGAGAAAATCCCGGAATAAAATAATTGGCAAAAACAGCAACTGAGAGTGCCGTAAAGAAAACCACTACGAAAGCAAAGCTGAAGATAATCCTTCGCCATCGCCAAAGCTCCTTCCAAGAGGTTGACCATGCCGCTTCATACAGTAACGGAGGCAAAAAAATGATAAATAATAATTCGGGTTCTATCTTGATAGGTGGTACTCCGGGAATAAAACTTATGACAAGTCCTGTCAACACTAGTAATACCGGATATGCGACTTTAATCTTATTGGCCAGCATGATGAGCATCGTAATTAAGAAAACCAGGAAGAGATAAAATTCAAAGTCTTTAAGCATATACAAAATTTTAGATACTTAAATATATATTAAATTCTTAAAAATTTTACATTTCTACAGAAATTTCCCCTTAGAAAACTAATTGTTTTTTCGTTCATACTTCAGCTGGACCAATCCTGTTTCAAATGTTTTTGCTGTAATGAATTCAAGCGCCTGTTCCGGTCTTCCGTCTTTAAAAAGCCTTGTTCCGCCACCTAATAAAATCGGGATCACCGAAATTGTAAACTCGTCGATCAGATAATGTTTCAATAGCTCATTTATAATTTGGGCACCACCGTCACAATATATATTTTTTCCTTCTTCGGACTTTAGATGGTTGATTAATTCTGTTATATCTCCTGTATAGAAAGTCGTTCTGCCCACTTTTTGTCTTTCAGTTCTTGTGATAACGTAAATATCCCGTTGACCATTGTCATAATGAGATGGGCCGATTTCCTTAAGTACATAAT
Above is a genomic segment from Chryseobacterium geocarposphaerae containing:
- a CDS encoding Na+/H+ antiporter, whose translation is MLKDFEFYLFLVFLITMLIMLANKIKVAYPVLLVLTGLVISFIPGVPPIKIEPELLFIIFLPPLLYEAAWSTSWKELWRWRRIIFSFAFVVVFFTALSVAVFANYFIPGFSLALGFLLGGIVSPPDAVSAGAILKFVKVPKRLASILEGESLLNDASSLIIFRFAMIAAATGQFVWHEAAGSFVWMCFGGLGIGLCIAYVFLKMHKILPTDANIDILLTFIAPFSMYLAAEQLHASGVLAVVTGGLFLSYRSHDFLSSASRIRTVTVWESFCFLLNGIVFMLIGLDLPEIVSGLGDTDIYTAIGYGIAVTVVLIIVRILAGYGALITTLIMRNFITVADPQSPGWQTPLIIGWTGMRGVVSLAAALSIPLTLDDGSPFPQRNMILFITFIVILLTLLLQGLTLPFLLKRFPPVDRDFIRSAKEIDYDILNNLAKVAIDKIRSDYADKVESFPALKDQLQKYENQLSSSEIILNYEEYRRIYIDILDTQRNWLINKNREELLLDENIIRKHLRLLDLQEERLNMKG
- a CDS encoding dihydrofolate reductase family protein, whose translation is MRKLSLFIAMSLDGYIAKPNDDLSFLKIVEKEGEDYGYADFTSQIDTIIIGRKTYDYVLKEIGPSHYDNGQRDIYVITRTERQKVGRTTFYTGDITELINHLKSEEGKNIYCDGGAQIINELLKHYLIDEFTISVIPILLGGGTRLFKDGRPEQALEFITAKTFETGLVQLKYERKNN